In the genome of Moorena sp. SIOASIH, the window GCGTACTAAACACGATTGACCGTAGGTCACGCTACGCGATCGCATTTACAACAGGGACATAACCGATGAAAAATCTAGATCGAATACTCCGTCAGCTGATAGCTGAAGCATGTAATCATCCACCATTAAGTCTGGAACGTCGGCAAAAACTGAGCGAGGTACATCTACTAGTGATGAAATCCGGCAAACTTTGGAAAGAATATACCTCATATTATAATGACGCTCTCCAAGAGATGTGGGAATATTGCTGTGGCCATCCGGAAGAGTATGACCCGACTATCAAAGGTGTGATTACTTGGCTCGACGATGAACTAAAAAAGCGACTGAGACGATTTCGAGATGCTGGCTATAGGCAACAGAAGCGGCAAATTACTGGCCTAAGCACAGAGGAAGGTAAAACTATTGACCCTGTAGATAGGGTACCAGCTGCTCCTGATCTACAACCAGTTATGAAAATTTGGCAAAAAACCTTGGATTGGGTAAAGACAGACCCAGACGGAGTGTTACGTCAGACTTGCTTTAGGAAACGCCCTGAGATTAATGCCCAAGTCCTAATCCAGCTTCGACTCCCTCCTGATCAGCCTTGGAAAACGATTGCAGCAGAATTTAAGCTAACCCCACCAGAAGCTAAAGATTTGCCCAAATTCTATAACCGTAAATGCTTACCCCTGTTGCGAAAATTTGGTGTATGCGAGGGATATATAGAAGAAGAGTCAAAGACTGGTCGCTCGAAAAGCACCACAAAACCCCAACCTAGGAAAAAATCATGAGACACAACGCCAACATGCTATCAGATTGGTCAATCCCCATGCCGATTACCCAGTCAGCCCTAGGGATAGCCCAGCAGTTCGCTCAGTACCAACCCAACCAGCAAAAGGCTGAACAAGTCTATCTCAACACCCTGGCGGTGTGTGCGGTGAATAACTATTTACGGATCCTGGGTATTCCGACTGACCTAACTGCAGGGGATAGCTGGAATTCAGTAGTGCGCTTGGCTGAAAATGTGGCTGACCTGAGGGTAACCGGTTTGGGGCGCTTGGAATGTCGGCCTGTCAAACCCGGTGATTTGACTTGTCCCATTCCCCAAGAGGTTAGATTTAACCGGATTGGCTATGTAGTCGTTGAGATTGATCAAGACCATACTGAAGCGACGCTGTTGGGATTTTCCCCAACCTCGGAAACTAGTCAATTAGTCATCCACCAATTGCGATCGCTAAAAGATTTACCAGCCTACCTCGATCAATTCCAACCTATGACACAACTTAGTCAATGGTTGGAGCATATTTTTGAAGCAGGTTGGCAGAGTGTGGAAACCCTTTTAGGTAACCAAGGTGCTGAGCCAGCTTTCGCCTTTAGAACCAAGTCTGATCAAACCGTTAAGCGATGTAAACAGATTGAATGGGGCAAACCTAATCAAGGGGTGGCTCTGGTTGTGGCACTCACCCCAGAATCCGAAACAAAGCTGAATGTTTTCCTACAACTCAATCCCATCAATGGTCAAACCTATCTACCCCCCAATCTGCAGTTGCTCTTGCTAGATGAGGAGCAAGAAATGCTGATCAATGCCCAAGCCAGAAACCAGGATCAAGCCATTCAATTGGATTTTAGTTGCGAACCCGGAGACCGTTTCAGTGTCAAGGTTGCTCTGGATAAAGCCAGTGTGATCGAAGAGTTTGTAATGTGAAACTAGGATTGATCAAATTAGGGAACTCAGAACACGGAACTCAGAACAGTAGGAAAGAGCGATGCAGCTGTGACATACTCCCACACTGACTTTTACAAGTTCAGTGTGGGCTTCTTACCAACTCCGGCTAACGCCTCGGATACTCGGTAAGCTTTATTTCCGACGGGATGCCCCACCGCCAACTTCAATATATTTATCGCCGCATTTGTATCGCGATCTTCTGTATACCCACAATCAGGACAAGAATGAATGCGGTCTTTTAGTTTTTTTGGTACTTTCTTTCCACAATTGGAACAGTTCTGGCTAGTGTTTCGGGGATTTACTGCAACTGTAACCAAACCAGCATTCTCGGCTTTGTTTGATAGTATTGACAGGAATTGACCCCAGCCAGCATCAAGAACCGATTTAGCCATTTTAGTTTTGGCTAAACCTTTAATATTCAACTTCTCATGAGCAACTAGGTCATGATTGTCTAGCAAGTTCTTAGCGGTTTTGAAGTGAAAATCTTTTCGGGTATCAGCTACCTTTTTATGAGCTTTTCCTAACCTGCCTACAGCCTTTTTTCTGTTATTGCTACCTTTTTTAGATCTGCTGACAGTTTTTTGGATTTTCTTAAGTCGCTTTTGAGCCTTCCGATAGTACTGGGGAATAGGGATCTCTGTTCCATCGGATTTAACAAGGAAAGACTTAAGACCCATATCTATGCCAATAGGGTTCGATGCTTGTTCTACTGGAATTACACTAGGAATAGTGTCATCCTGTAGTGACAAGGTTACATAATACCCATCAGCTTTACGTGTAACTGTAGCAGTTTTAATCTTGAATCCGTCTGGGATAGGTCGATGGTAAACCATCTTTACCCATCCAAACTTAGGTAAATTTAATTTATTTCCTTTAATAGGATTTTTCGAGAAAGCGGAAAAAGTTAAGGATCTGTAGCTGTTTTTACTTTTAAATCTAGGTCTACCGCTTTTTCTGCCATTACAATCACCTTTCAGGTACCTTTTGAACGCCAGGTCTACCCTTTTGACGCAATCCTGTAAGACATTAGAGTGGATAGCTTTGTACCACTGTCTATCTTTCTTCAATTGAGGTAAAGTTTTCTTTTGAGAGAAGTAATCAGGATTATCTCTCAAAGTTGGTAAATGGCAAACCAAAGGACAGGAGTTGATAGAACAGCGATTTTGCTCGTACCAGTTAAATCTATCAGCAAGCAAGTAATTGTATTGGCAACGTAACATATCAAGCCATATTTCTATTTCTGCTTCCTGTGATTTTGCTAGTCTTAACCGATATTGATAGGCTGTTATCATTATTGTCAATTTATGTTTCTCGACCTATTATTAGTGTAGCAGTAGTAGTAACAAGTGTCAACCCATAATGAAAAATCAAAAGCTTGTAGTTAGAGTTACCGAATTTGAGAAAAGACAGTTACAGGAAGAGGCCGACAGAAGAGGAATGACCTACTCAGAGCTGCTCAGAAGTTTTATAGCTCGCCTCCCTCTCCCGAAAGACTCTGTGCAAAATTCCTCTCACACTCATGCTACGCATTGAGATGTGAGGCTCCTTTTGCTAGAAAGCTGACTCCAGTAGGGAGTAGGGAGCGGTGCGACCCTGCGCTTTTTCAAAGCTAAGCGTGAACGCGCACTCCCTGGGAGTAGGGAGTAGGGAATAGCGGTCAGAAAATTGACTGTAGCTCATAAGTATGATCAACCCTATAAGCTGTCGCGCATTTAAAGGACCTTTCATTAAATCAGGAAAAAACCCCTGAAACTCTTTTACCTTCTACCTTCTGCCTTCTGCCTTCTGCCTTCTGCCTTGCTGTTGTGCAATTTAAATGCACAACAGCTTACCAACTCTGGAAATTACCACTACACATCAATTTCATCTCCCCATCTCCCTATCTCCCCATCTCCCCATCTCCCCACCCTCCCCACATCTCCCACACCTGCCACCCTCCCTGTCTTGCCCTATTCCCTGTGCCCTAATAAATACGCGCTATAACTGAAAATAACATCAGACAAAATGCTGATTTTTGACGGTTAACTGTCAACCGTCAACCGTCAACTGTTAAAAAACTAACCAATGGCAAAGCTGGTAACTCTTAAGCTGGATGGGGATTTTGAGGAAGGTTTTCGGGTCACTCTCGAAATTGGCTCAGAAGGCGAACGTCCTGAAACAGAACTTACTGGCAGATTGCCTCCAGCCCCCAACATCGTTAACCACTATCGTGAGTGGCGGTCAAGCTATCGCAGTCTGGGCAGCTCTTTGCGAGCAATCAAAATCAAACGAGTGGCAATCGGTGGTTCCATCAACAACCAGAGTCAGGGATTATGCGATCGCTTAAATCGGTGGCTCCGTTCAGAGTTATTTAGTCCACTGCGGGAAAAGTGGCTAGAAAAAGTGGGCACTACCGAAGAAGTCCGGGTGCTGATTCGTACCAAAAATCCCCAGCTCAGGCAGCTTCCTTGGCATCAGTGGGAATTTTTAGAGCGTTACCACCAAGCCGAAATTGCCCTAAGTACTCCAGAGTATCAACAACCAAGCAAATCACACCAAAGCCGTGATCGACACAAGGTTAGAATTCTAGCGATTCTGGGCAATAGCGAAGGGATTAATATCCAACAAGACCGACAATTACTAGAGAATTTACCCTTTGCAGACATTACCTTCCTCGTAGAAGAACCACGACAGAAGCTCAACGAAGCCCTGTGGGAGCAACCTTGGGATATTCTGTTTTTCGCAGGTCATAGTGAAACCGAGGCAGGAAGGGGTCGGATTCATATCAATCAGACCGATAGCTTAACCATTGACGAACTCAGAGAAGCCCTCAAAAAAGCCATAGAAAGGGGATTGTCCCTAGCAATTTTTAATTCCTGTGATGGCTTAGGATTAGCCAATGAGCTAGAACAGCTGCACATTCCCCACATGA includes:
- a CDS encoding sigma-70 family RNA polymerase sigma factor, producing the protein MKNLDRILRQLIAEACNHPPLSLERRQKLSEVHLLVMKSGKLWKEYTSYYNDALQEMWEYCCGHPEEYDPTIKGVITWLDDELKKRLRRFRDAGYRQQKRQITGLSTEEGKTIDPVDRVPAAPDLQPVMKIWQKTLDWVKTDPDGVLRQTCFRKRPEINAQVLIQLRLPPDQPWKTIAAEFKLTPPEAKDLPKFYNRKCLPLLRKFGVCEGYIEEESKTGRSKSTTKPQPRKKS
- a CDS encoding DUF1822 family protein is translated as MRHNANMLSDWSIPMPITQSALGIAQQFAQYQPNQQKAEQVYLNTLAVCAVNNYLRILGIPTDLTAGDSWNSVVRLAENVADLRVTGLGRLECRPVKPGDLTCPIPQEVRFNRIGYVVVEIDQDHTEATLLGFSPTSETSQLVIHQLRSLKDLPAYLDQFQPMTQLSQWLEHIFEAGWQSVETLLGNQGAEPAFAFRTKSDQTVKRCKQIEWGKPNQGVALVVALTPESETKLNVFLQLNPINGQTYLPPNLQLLLLDEEQEMLINAQARNQDQAIQLDFSCEPGDRFSVKVALDKASVIEEFVM
- a CDS encoding transposase encodes the protein MITAYQYRLRLAKSQEAEIEIWLDMLRCQYNYLLADRFNWYEQNRCSINSCPLVCHLPTLRDNPDYFSQKKTLPQLKKDRQWYKAIHSNVLQDCVKRVDLAFKRYLKGDCNGRKSGRPRFKSKNSYRSLTFSAFSKNPIKGNKLNLPKFGWVKMVYHRPIPDGFKIKTATVTRKADGYYVTLSLQDDTIPSVIPVEQASNPIGIDMGLKSFLVKSDGTEIPIPQYYRKAQKRLKKIQKTVSRSKKGSNNRKKAVGRLGKAHKKVADTRKDFHFKTAKNLLDNHDLVAHEKLNIKGLAKTKMAKSVLDAGWGQFLSILSNKAENAGLVTVAVNPRNTSQNCSNCGKKVPKKLKDRIHSCPDCGYTEDRDTNAAINILKLAVGHPVGNKAYRVSEALAGVGKKPTLNL